Proteins found in one Acidimicrobiales bacterium genomic segment:
- a CDS encoding TrmH family RNA methyltransferase has protein sequence MFVPAGGALPPVAARAAAAGVPVHLLAPGVLERVAGTVTPQPVLAVAPRPGADAAVLDDAAADLVLVLAGVADPGNAGTLLRTAEAAGAAAVVVTGGSVDPFGPKCVR, from the coding sequence GTTCGTGCCCGCCGGCGGCGCCCTGCCGCCGGTGGCGGCGCGGGCCGCGGCCGCCGGCGTGCCCGTCCACCTGCTCGCCCCCGGCGTGCTGGAGCGGGTGGCCGGCACGGTGACCCCCCAGCCGGTGCTCGCCGTCGCCCCCCGCCCCGGCGCCGACGCCGCCGTGCTCGACGACGCGGCCGCCGACCTCGTGCTCGTGCTCGCCGGCGTGGCCGACCCTGGCAACGCGGGCACGCTCCTGCGCACGGCCGAGGCGGCCGGCGCCGCCGCCGTCGTCGTCACCGGAGGGTCGGTCGACCCGTTCGGCCCGAAGTGCGTGCGGG